A single window of Chloracidobacterium sp. DNA harbors:
- the nifJ gene encoding pyruvate:ferredoxin (flavodoxin) oxidoreductase codes for MNLQDQQIVTLDGNEAAVYVAYRVNEVCAIYPITPSSAMAEFADEWSAKDVKNIWGNVPEVIEMQSEGGAAGTVHGALQTGSLTTTFTASQGLMLMLPNMYKIAGELTAAVFHVAARSLAAQALSIFGDHQDVMAARTTGFAMLASASVQEAHDMALIAQAATLRSRIPFIHFFDGFRTSHEVNKIRFLNDEQIRQMIDDELVIEHRQRGLDPSRPFIRGTAQNPDVYFQARETVNEFYTAVPGIVREEMEKFAGLTGRRYSPVTYFGSQDAESIIVVMGSGVETAAETAASMSAQGSKVGVLQITLYRPFPAEDFLAALPGAVKSIAVLDRTKESGASGEPLYQDVMITLMEAVSAGVRPEMPVIIGGRYGLSSKEFTPAMVKAVFDNLNSETPKNHFTVGITDDVSHTSIPVDYSFKLDESDWTQALFFGLGADGTVGANKNSIKIIGENTDLSAQGYFVYDSKKSGAKTVSHLRFGKKPIKAPYLISSADFIACHQFNFVEKEEMLSFARDGATFLLNSTYGRDEVWDHLPLSVQQALIDKHIKFYVIDATEVAQKTGMAGRINTIMQTCFFALSGVLPPDDAIAQIKKAIEKTYYKKGQSVIDKNFEAVDQTLENLFEVTVPELTTAELPTFAGMPSAAPDFVKTVTQMMIDGRGDDIPVSMLPIDGTYPSGTSKWEKRNVSNRIAIWEPDSCIQCGNCSFVCPHSVIRSKFYHRDNLAAAPEGFQSAPINARGFPETKFTLQVYLEDCTGCSLCYEVCPVEDRTTGKRAINIEEKPKELAPERAKIAFYEDLPANEKTDVNFSTVHGVQFLEPYFEFSGACAGCGETPYIKVLTQLFGDRLLVANATGCSSIYGGNLPTTPWTKNAQGLGPAWSNSLFEDNAEFGLGMRMTADKQLSTAHQLLEELKPHLGDQLVDDLIHAPQHLESEINAQRMRVAVLKEKLSSLDVHQANHLLSMADQLVHRSIWLIGGDGWAYDIGAGGLDHALATGRNVNVLVLDTEVYSNTGGQMSKATPTAASAKFASAGKRVGKKDLALQAISYGNVYVAQIAMGANPQQTLIALREAEAYDGPSLILAYSHCIAHGIDMEKGLNQQALAVASGYFPLIRYNPELRKNGKNPFVLDSPKPTISLRQYAYNELRYKVLTQTQPEEAERLMQLAQEIVDLRWKTYEDMAGYGASSFQPVL; via the coding sequence ATGAACCTGCAAGATCAACAAATCGTCACTCTTGACGGCAACGAAGCGGCGGTTTACGTCGCGTATCGCGTCAATGAAGTATGCGCAATTTACCCGATAACACCGTCATCTGCGATGGCAGAGTTTGCCGACGAATGGTCGGCCAAGGACGTAAAGAATATCTGGGGAAACGTCCCGGAAGTGATCGAAATGCAGAGCGAGGGCGGCGCCGCGGGCACTGTCCACGGTGCACTTCAGACGGGCTCGCTGACGACGACATTCACAGCGTCTCAGGGCTTGATGCTGATGCTACCGAATATGTACAAGATCGCCGGCGAATTGACTGCAGCGGTATTTCACGTCGCTGCCCGTTCGCTTGCCGCACAGGCATTATCGATATTCGGCGACCATCAGGATGTTATGGCCGCGAGGACGACCGGGTTTGCAATGCTCGCGTCAGCCAGCGTTCAGGAGGCCCACGATATGGCCCTGATCGCTCAGGCTGCAACGCTGCGGTCCAGGATTCCTTTCATTCACTTTTTCGACGGATTTCGGACCTCTCACGAGGTCAATAAGATACGGTTCCTCAATGATGAACAGATCCGCCAAATGATCGACGACGAACTTGTTATCGAACACCGCCAACGTGGTCTCGATCCTTCCAGGCCGTTCATCCGCGGTACTGCTCAGAATCCGGATGTTTATTTTCAGGCCCGCGAAACAGTTAATGAGTTTTATACTGCTGTACCCGGGATTGTTAGGGAGGAAATGGAAAAATTTGCCGGACTTACGGGCCGGAGATACTCGCCCGTCACGTATTTCGGCTCACAGGACGCAGAGAGCATAATTGTCGTTATGGGTTCAGGCGTTGAGACCGCCGCAGAAACCGCGGCGTCTATGTCTGCCCAAGGCTCGAAAGTAGGCGTTTTGCAGATCACGCTGTACAGGCCGTTTCCGGCCGAGGACTTTCTGGCGGCGCTTCCGGGAGCAGTTAAGAGCATCGCTGTCCTCGATCGCACCAAAGAATCCGGTGCGTCTGGCGAACCGCTTTATCAAGACGTGATGATAACGCTGATGGAGGCCGTTTCCGCAGGCGTTCGTCCCGAGATGCCGGTCATTATCGGCGGCCGATACGGGCTCTCATCTAAGGAATTCACGCCGGCGATGGTAAAGGCTGTATTCGACAATTTGAACTCTGAGACTCCGAAAAATCATTTTACCGTCGGCATCACCGACGACGTTAGTCACACAAGCATCCCCGTCGATTACAGCTTCAAGCTAGACGAGTCTGATTGGACACAGGCGTTATTCTTTGGGCTCGGTGCCGACGGCACGGTCGGTGCAAATAAAAACAGCATCAAGATCATTGGCGAAAATACCGACCTGTCGGCACAGGGATATTTTGTCTATGACTCCAAGAAATCAGGTGCAAAGACTGTTTCACATCTAAGATTCGGCAAGAAGCCGATCAAGGCTCCGTATCTGATCAGTTCGGCGGACTTTATTGCGTGCCACCAGTTCAACTTTGTCGAAAAAGAGGAAATGCTCTCCTTCGCCCGCGACGGTGCAACATTTCTACTCAACAGCACCTACGGACGGGATGAAGTCTGGGATCACCTGCCGCTTTCGGTGCAACAAGCATTGATCGACAAGCACATAAAATTCTATGTGATCGACGCGACGGAGGTTGCCCAGAAGACCGGGATGGCCGGCCGCATAAATACCATTATGCAGACGTGCTTTTTTGCTCTCTCGGGCGTTTTGCCGCCGGATGACGCGATCGCTCAGATCAAAAAGGCGATCGAAAAGACCTACTACAAGAAAGGCCAGTCGGTCATAGATAAAAACTTTGAAGCAGTAGATCAGACTCTCGAGAATCTCTTTGAGGTGACGGTGCCCGAGTTAACCACCGCCGAACTCCCGACTTTTGCGGGTATGCCCAGTGCGGCACCTGACTTTGTCAAAACGGTCACCCAAATGATGATCGACGGTCGCGGCGACGACATCCCCGTCAGTATGCTGCCGATCGACGGCACTTACCCGAGCGGCACTTCCAAATGGGAGAAACGCAACGTCTCTAACCGCATCGCGATCTGGGAACCCGACTCGTGCATTCAATGCGGAAACTGCAGTTTTGTCTGCCCGCACAGTGTGATCCGTTCTAAGTTTTATCATCGCGACAATCTGGCGGCGGCACCAGAAGGATTTCAATCTGCACCCATCAACGCCCGGGGCTTTCCGGAAACAAAGTTCACTTTGCAGGTGTATCTCGAGGATTGCACCGGGTGTAGCCTTTGCTACGAAGTTTGTCCGGTCGAGGACCGTACGACCGGAAAACGTGCCATCAATATTGAAGAAAAGCCAAAGGAACTCGCTCCGGAGCGTGCCAAGATCGCATTTTATGAGGATCTGCCGGCAAACGAGAAGACCGATGTCAATTTTTCGACCGTTCACGGTGTTCAGTTTCTTGAACCGTATTTCGAGTTCTCAGGAGCGTGTGCCGGATGCGGCGAAACCCCATATATCAAGGTTTTGACACAATTGTTCGGCGACCGTCTGCTCGTTGCAAATGCCACGGGTTGTTCCTCGATCTACGGCGGCAATCTACCCACGACGCCCTGGACCAAGAATGCACAGGGTCTCGGGCCGGCGTGGTCAAATTCCCTTTTCGAAGACAACGCCGAATTCGGCCTCGGGATGCGTATGACAGCGGACAAGCAACTTAGTACCGCCCATCAATTGCTTGAGGAACTGAAACCGCACCTTGGTGACCAACTCGTCGATGACCTTATTCACGCGCCGCAACATCTCGAGAGTGAGATCAACGCTCAGCGAATGCGTGTCGCGGTATTAAAGGAAAAGCTGTCGTCGCTTGATGTTCACCAGGCTAACCATTTATTGTCGATGGCCGACCAACTTGTCCACCGCAGCATCTGGTTGATAGGTGGCGACGGTTGGGCATACGATATCGGTGCCGGCGGACTTGATCACGCCCTGGCGACGGGGCGCAACGTCAATGTCCTGGTTCTCGACACCGAGGTCTATTCAAACACCGGCGGCCAGATGTCCAAGGCAACACCGACTGCGGCATCGGCAAAATTCGCGTCGGCCGGCAAGCGAGTGGGCAAAAAGGATCTCGCGTTGCAAGCGATCTCGTACGGCAATGTTTACGTCGCCCAGATCGCGATGGGAGCCAATCCGCAGCAAACGCTCATCGCACTTCGCGAAGCTGAAGCATACGACGGGCCTTCGCTAATTCTCGCGTACAGCCATTGCATCGCTCACGGTATCGATATGGAGAAAGGGCTGAACCAACAAGCATTGGCGGTTGCAAGCGGCTACTTCCCGCTTATTCGGTACAATCCGGAGCTCCGCAAGAACGGCAAGAATCCGTTCGTGCTCGATTCGCCCAAGCCGACGATCTCGTTGCGGCAATACGCCTATAATGAGCTTCGTTACAAGGTCTTGACGCAGACTCAACCCGAAGAGGCTGAGCGGCTTATGCAACTCGCTCAGGAGATAGTCGACCTCCGTTGGAAAACATATGAGGATATGGCCGGTTACGGTGCAAGTTCATTTCAGCCGGTTTTATAG
- a CDS encoding dihydroorotate dehydrogenase-like protein: MLDLSTRYMGLNLRTPLVVSANPLSQKVDNIAAMEDAGAGAVVLFSLFEEQIRREADKTDKVLRATTNAFAEAADFFPDLEEFSVGTGQYLEVIRKAKERVDIPIIASLNGITADGWIEYAREIEQAGADGLEINVYFIPADLRLTSTDVELRYLDIVQLVRSTVKIPIAVKLNPYFSSVGHMCQQLTMAGADALVLFNRFYQPDFDIDELKVLSNLELSVPAEIRLPLLWIAVLYGRTPASLAATTGVHGAKELIKYLLAGADVAMVASAILKHGIGWIADILEDLDRYMTEMKFVSIDSFKGAMSQQHVSDPAGYERSNYIQILEEKNWR; the protein is encoded by the coding sequence ATGCTCGATCTAAGCACACGATATATGGGACTTAACTTACGTACGCCGCTGGTGGTGTCCGCAAACCCTTTGTCCCAAAAAGTTGATAATATCGCCGCGATGGAAGACGCCGGTGCCGGTGCTGTCGTCTTGTTTTCGTTATTTGAGGAACAGATCCGCCGCGAGGCTGACAAGACCGATAAGGTACTACGGGCGACCACAAACGCATTTGCCGAGGCAGCGGACTTTTTTCCGGACCTTGAGGAGTTTTCGGTAGGTACTGGCCAATACCTTGAAGTTATTCGTAAGGCTAAGGAGCGCGTCGATATCCCGATCATCGCCAGCCTGAATGGAATCACGGCGGACGGATGGATCGAATACGCACGCGAGATCGAGCAGGCCGGTGCGGACGGGCTCGAAATAAACGTATATTTCATCCCGGCCGACCTCAGGCTGACGTCCACTGACGTCGAATTGCGTTATCTCGATATCGTGCAATTGGTACGAAGCACGGTCAAAATACCGATTGCCGTCAAACTCAACCCGTACTTCTCGTCGGTCGGCCATATGTGTCAGCAATTGACGATGGCAGGAGCTGATGCATTGGTACTTTTCAATCGATTCTACCAACCCGATTTTGATATCGATGAGCTTAAAGTGTTGTCCAACCTTGAGTTAAGCGTTCCGGCTGAGATCAGACTGCCGCTGCTATGGATCGCGGTACTTTATGGCCGGACTCCGGCATCGCTCGCCGCGACAACCGGCGTTCACGGTGCTAAAGAGTTGATAAAATATCTGCTCGCCGGTGCGGATGTAGCGATGGTTGCGTCAGCTATCCTCAAGCACGGCATCGGTTGGATCGCCGACATACTCGAAGATCTCGATCGATATATGACCGAAATGAAATTCGTCTCTATCGACTCATTTAAGGGGGCGATGAGCCAACAACACGTGTCCGATCCGGCGGGTTACGAGCGCAGCAACTATATCCAAATACTCGAAGAAAAGAATTGGCGGTAG
- the sucC gene encoding ADP-forming succinate--CoA ligase subunit beta — protein sequence MKIHEYQGKAILKQYGVPVPRGIVARTPEEAEAAAKELGTDIVVVKAQIHAGGRGKGGGVKLAKSPAEANQLASEILGMQLVTHQTGPEGQEVKTILVEEGLPIDREFYLGITLDRVTGRNVFMASSEGGMDIEKVAEETPELILKETIDPSVGLQGFQARKLAFGLGIPAELIGQASKFMLALYKAYEGIDASLVEINPFLLTKDGRLIALDAKVTFDDNAMFRHKDFIELRDLAEEEPLEIEASKHDLNYIKLDGNIGCMVNGAGLAMATMDIIKLAGGEPANFLDVGGGASQERVEQAFKILLADKNVKAVLINIFGGIVRCDMVANGVVAAYKNLGLTIPIVARLEGTNVEEGRRVLEQSGIGILTAQGMQDAAEKVVAAAG from the coding sequence ATGAAAATTCACGAATATCAAGGCAAGGCAATCCTGAAACAATACGGCGTTCCGGTGCCCCGTGGCATCGTCGCCCGTACCCCGGAAGAAGCCGAGGCAGCGGCCAAGGAACTCGGTACCGACATCGTAGTCGTCAAGGCCCAGATACACGCCGGTGGTCGAGGCAAAGGCGGCGGTGTAAAGCTCGCAAAATCGCCTGCAGAGGCTAATCAACTTGCATCTGAGATCTTGGGAATGCAGCTTGTCACTCACCAAACCGGCCCCGAGGGTCAAGAAGTAAAAACTATCCTCGTCGAAGAAGGCTTGCCGATCGACCGCGAATTTTATCTCGGCATCACGTTAGATCGTGTGACGGGCCGCAATGTGTTTATGGCCTCATCCGAAGGCGGAATGGACATCGAAAAAGTTGCTGAAGAGACCCCGGAGCTTATATTAAAGGAAACGATCGATCCGTCCGTCGGTTTGCAAGGATTTCAGGCTCGCAAGCTCGCTTTCGGGCTCGGTATTCCGGCTGAATTGATCGGCCAAGCGTCGAAATTCATGCTCGCACTTTATAAGGCGTACGAGGGCATCGATGCGTCGCTCGTCGAGATCAATCCGTTTCTACTGACTAAGGACGGTCGCCTGATCGCACTCGACGCGAAGGTCACCTTCGACGATAACGCGATGTTCCGTCACAAAGATTTTATCGAATTACGCGATCTTGCCGAGGAAGAGCCGCTTGAGATCGAGGCGTCCAAGCACGACCTCAACTACATCAAGCTCGACGGCAACATTGGCTGTATGGTCAATGGTGCCGGCCTCGCGATGGCGACGATGGACATCATCAAGCTCGCGGGCGGTGAGCCTGCGAACTTCCTCGACGTCGGTGGTGGTGCTAGCCAAGAGCGTGTCGAACAGGCGTTCAAGATCCTGCTCGCCGATAAAAATGTTAAGGCAGTGCTGATCAACATCTTCGGCGGCATCGTCCGTTGTGATATGGTCGCCAACGGCGTGGTCGCGGCTTACAAAAATCTCGGCCTAACCATCCCGATCGTCGCCCGTCTCGAAGGCACAAACGTCGAAGAAGGCCGCCGCGTCCTAGAGCAATCCGGCATCGGTATCCTAACCGCCCAAGGCATGCAAGACGCCGCCGAAAAAGTAGTAGCCGCCGCGGGCTAA
- a CDS encoding DUF5009 domain-containing protein — protein sequence MTEAPSNRLISLDVFRGMTIAAMVLVNNPGTWSHIYDPLEHAPWHGLTPTDWIFPFFLFIVGIAISIALGKRIAEGVTRRVYSKIVSRSAMIFGLGLSMSVIPFFQFAATDAPDSLKMLIWMAMAGGLLFLLLRNFKIAGILLGLSIAGIIGLNLGGYNVVPYNFGTMRISGVLQRIAVCYLVVSIIFLHTNWKQQLGIAIAILLGYWAMMTLIPVPGCEVTSIGDKACNLAAWLDRTILTEDHIWRSAKVFDPEGILSTLPAIATTISGVLTGTWLISKRDTLQKSTGMFFFGVVLFAAGYIWNSYFPFNKALWTSSYVLVTSGLALLTLGACYWLIDIKGYKKWAKPFVIFGVNALPLFVFSGIFARMIGAYRVIGAEGQPVVIQKWIFDNVFLAIAQPVDASLLYAICFILLWLFLMWLLYRKKIFIKV from the coding sequence ATGACCGAAGCACCATCAAACCGACTGATATCACTGGATGTTTTCCGCGGAATGACGATCGCGGCGATGGTGCTCGTAAATAACCCGGGTACCTGGTCGCATATCTACGACCCGCTCGAGCACGCCCCGTGGCACGGATTGACGCCGACGGATTGGATCTTTCCTTTCTTTTTATTCATCGTCGGCATTGCGATCTCGATCGCTCTCGGTAAAAGGATCGCCGAGGGCGTCACGCGAAGAGTCTATTCCAAAATCGTCTCGCGATCGGCAATGATATTCGGACTCGGGCTTTCGATGTCCGTAATTCCATTTTTTCAGTTTGCGGCAACGGACGCACCGGACAGCCTCAAGATGCTGATCTGGATGGCGATGGCGGGCGGCCTTTTGTTCTTGCTACTCCGCAATTTCAAGATCGCCGGCATTTTGCTAGGTTTGAGCATCGCGGGCATTATCGGGCTCAATCTGGGCGGGTACAATGTCGTACCATACAATTTTGGCACGATGCGGATTTCGGGTGTGCTGCAGCGAATAGCGGTGTGCTATTTGGTCGTCTCGATCATTTTTCTTCATACAAACTGGAAGCAACAACTTGGTATCGCCATCGCGATATTGCTCGGATATTGGGCGATGATGACCCTGATCCCGGTTCCCGGTTGTGAAGTCACCTCGATCGGCGACAAAGCCTGTAATCTGGCCGCCTGGCTAGACCGAACTATATTGACCGAAGATCATATCTGGCGATCCGCTAAGGTCTTCGATCCGGAAGGCATTCTCTCGACGCTTCCCGCGATCGCAACTACCATTTCGGGCGTATTGACCGGAACTTGGCTGATCTCCAAACGCGACACGCTACAGAAGTCAACGGGAATGTTTTTCTTCGGCGTCGTATTATTTGCCGCCGGATACATATGGAATAGCTATTTTCCGTTCAACAAGGCTCTATGGACAAGTTCGTACGTTCTGGTCACATCGGGCCTTGCCTTGCTCACGCTCGGGGCGTGCTACTGGCTGATCGACATCAAAGGCTACAAAAAGTGGGCCAAGCCGTTCGTCATATTCGGCGTAAACGCTCTGCCGCTCTTTGTCTTTTCGGGTATATTTGCCCGAATGATCGGTGCCTATCGCGTAATAGGTGCAGAGGGGCAACCCGTCGTGATCCAAAAATGGATCTTTGATAACGTGTTCCTGGCGATTGCCCAACCCGTCGACGCGTCGCTGCTCTACGCGATCTGCTTTATTCTTCTATGGCTTTTCCTGATGTGGCTCTTGTACCGCAAGAAAATCTTTATAAAAGTTTAA
- the bstA gene encoding bacillithiol transferase BstA: MTDDLRFPIGDFDRNYEVSSKARASRIQVINELPAKLAAALSGLDDDQLDTRYRPEGWTVRQTVHHLADSHSNSLTRFKLALTEDTPPTIKTYFEERWAELADSKLPIDVSIAMLSAIHVRWERLLRSMSDNDFQKSFIHPETGNWPLEGALALYAWHSEHHTAHITHLRERNGW, from the coding sequence ATGACAGATGACTTGCGGTTTCCGATAGGTGATTTTGACCGGAACTACGAGGTCTCGTCGAAAGCGAGAGCATCGAGGATCCAGGTCATTAATGAACTCCCGGCAAAGCTTGCCGCAGCGCTTAGCGGACTGGATGATGATCAACTCGATACACGTTATCGCCCGGAGGGTTGGACCGTGCGTCAAACCGTACATCATCTTGCCGACAGCCATTCAAACTCGCTGACGCGGTTCAAATTGGCTCTGACCGAGGATACACCGCCGACTATCAAAACATATTTCGAAGAGCGTTGGGCCGAACTCGCTGATAGTAAACTTCCGATCGACGTATCGATAGCGATGCTTAGTGCGATCCACGTGCGCTGGGAAAGACTTCTCCGATCGATGTCCGACAATGATTTCCAGAAGAGCTTTATTCATCCCGAAACAGGGAACTGGCCGCTCGAAGGTGCGTTGGCTCTTTACGCCTGGCACTCCGAGCATCACACGGCACACATTACGCATTTGCGTGAGCGAAATGGCTGGTAG
- the dnaB gene encoding replicative DNA helicase: MAGAFPDVRREQFLEKPLPSSEDSERIILGAILLDNSVIAQAVEHLKPEDFYSPLNRRVFAAMIALFEKQKQIDPILIGEELKKEGSLESIGGTATITNLTFGLHHFSNVEEYINVVREKAVVRNLIRTCNSITSEALAEEEDADVVLDRAEQAIFALAEARTNQSFSRIAPIADRVLIRVREHQAGGNSGITGLSTGFVELDEMTSGLQRTDLVIVAARPSMGKTALCLTLAQNAALQSNAVVALFSLEMSKEQLVTRMLASEGRINAHRFRTGHLVQTEWERLSQAIGELSEARLFIDDTPGISVLEMRAKCRRLAAEQKQLDLIVVDYLQLMSGGKRSESRQQEVSQISRELKALAKELDVPVVALSQLSRAPEARTPPRPLMSDLRESGSIEQDADIVAFIYREDYYKPTDENQGLAELIIAKQRNGPTGSVKLAFLKEFTRFENYYGG; encoded by the coding sequence ATGGCAGGTGCATTTCCCGACGTAAGACGCGAACAATTTTTAGAGAAACCGTTGCCAAGCAGTGAGGACAGCGAGCGAATAATTCTCGGCGCTATTCTTCTGGATAATTCGGTGATCGCTCAGGCGGTCGAGCACCTCAAGCCGGAGGATTTTTATTCGCCGCTTAATCGCCGGGTTTTCGCTGCGATGATCGCCCTTTTTGAAAAGCAAAAACAGATCGATCCGATCCTGATCGGCGAAGAACTGAAGAAAGAAGGTTCGCTCGAATCGATCGGCGGCACAGCAACTATCACTAATCTCACATTTGGCCTACATCATTTCTCAAATGTAGAAGAGTACATCAATGTGGTTCGGGAAAAGGCAGTCGTTCGAAATCTCATCCGCACGTGCAACTCGATCACGAGTGAGGCACTCGCCGAAGAAGAAGATGCGGATGTCGTGCTCGATCGTGCCGAACAGGCGATCTTCGCCTTAGCAGAAGCCAGAACGAATCAGAGTTTTTCGCGGATCGCTCCGATAGCTGACCGCGTCCTGATACGGGTTCGCGAACATCAGGCAGGAGGAAACAGCGGCATTACGGGGCTGTCGACCGGTTTTGTTGAACTCGATGAAATGACGTCCGGACTGCAACGAACCGATCTGGTGATCGTCGCCGCCCGCCCGTCGATGGGAAAGACCGCTCTTTGTCTGACACTGGCGCAGAACGCTGCACTGCAATCGAATGCTGTCGTAGCTTTATTCTCACTCGAAATGTCGAAGGAACAGTTGGTAACGCGTATGCTCGCCTCCGAAGGGCGGATCAACGCTCATCGTTTTCGAACAGGCCACCTTGTCCAAACCGAGTGGGAACGACTATCGCAAGCGATCGGAGAGTTGAGCGAGGCTCGACTGTTCATCGACGACACTCCCGGAATCTCTGTACTCGAAATGCGTGCAAAATGCCGCCGTCTGGCTGCTGAGCAGAAACAACTTGACCTGATCGTCGTCGACTATCTCCAACTTATGTCCGGCGGTAAGCGTTCGGAGTCCCGGCAGCAAGAAGTTTCGCAGATCTCGCGAGAACTCAAGGCCCTCGCCAAGGAACTTGACGTTCCGGTAGTCGCACTTTCCCAGTTATCGCGGGCTCCTGAGGCTCGAACTCCTCCCAGACCACTTATGTCAGATCTTCGCGAATCAGGAAGTATCGAGCAGGATGCCGATATTGTTGCGTTTATCTATCGCGAAGATTACTACAAACCGACAGACGAAAACCAGGGACTTGCCGAATTGATCATCGCAAAACAGCGTAATGGCCCGACCGGTTCGGTTAAGCTTGCATTTCTTAAAGAATTTACCAGATTCGAGAATTATTACGGCGGCTAG
- a CDS encoding 50S ribosomal protein L9, giving the protein MANTTILLREDIEHVGGRGEIVKVKAGYARNYLLPQALATLATKGNVKQIEQERAALLKKAAIEKATAEAQLEQMSSIALKFERKAGDHGTLFGSVTSMDIAEALKGKGYEIDRRRIVLKDAIKETGEYTVNVKLHREVTLSVPVTVSAEGGEAPVKEETKAAEPAVEPAVEAVEATETDAA; this is encoded by the coding sequence ATGGCAAATACAACAATATTATTACGCGAGGACATCGAACATGTCGGCGGCCGCGGCGAGATCGTAAAGGTCAAGGCCGGTTACGCCCGCAACTACCTGTTGCCTCAGGCGTTGGCTACGCTCGCCACCAAAGGCAACGTTAAGCAGATCGAACAGGAGCGTGCGGCACTTTTGAAAAAGGCTGCGATCGAAAAGGCAACGGCTGAAGCTCAGCTCGAGCAAATGTCGAGCATTGCACTCAAGTTCGAGCGCAAAGCAGGCGATCACGGAACGCTGTTTGGCTCGGTCACATCGATGGATATCGCTGAGGCTCTAAAGGGCAAGGGATATGAGATCGATCGTCGCCGAATCGTACTGAAAGACGCGATCAAAGAAACCGGAGAATACACGGTAAACGTCAAACTTCATCGCGAAGTAACTCTTTCGGTGCCGGTAACAGTTAGTGCAGAAGGTGGAGAAGCTCCGGTCAAGGAAGAAACTAAGGCCGCCGAACCGGCAGTTGAACCTGCAGTTGAGGCTGTTGAAGCGACGGAAACCGACGCGGCATAA
- a CDS encoding 30S ribosomal protein S18 yields the protein MDDRGGFGVGEDVIGDRPRRFQRRRPRQLVPDYVDWKDVDYLRQFVPERGKIMPRRISGISAKDQRRIATAIKRARSMAMLPFVAD from the coding sequence ATGGACGATAGAGGCGGTTTCGGTGTTGGTGAGGACGTGATCGGTGATCGCCCCCGCCGCTTTCAGCGTCGCCGACCGCGACAGTTGGTTCCGGATTATGTCGATTGGAAGGATGTCGATTATTTGAGGCAGTTCGTTCCTGAGCGTGGCAAGATCATGCCGCGCCGCATTTCGGGCATTTCGGCGAAAGATCAGCGTCGTATCGCAACTGCGATCAAGCGAGCGCGTTCGATGGCAATGCTGCCGTTCGTTGCCGACTAG
- the rpsF gene encoding 30S ribosomal protein S6, with product MANRTYEVMYIVNPETEGEKIEKLNEAVGKLIEKEGGEVVRLDNVGIRTLAYPIQKKTEGHYVLFEVNGTGQEILELERRMRVNDLILRYVTVRVDEDRKAADKRLAKREAKAAKRAKFRPTEESTEVSAEA from the coding sequence ATGGCAAATAGAACGTACGAAGTTATGTATATCGTCAATCCGGAGACGGAAGGCGAGAAGATCGAGAAGCTAAACGAAGCGGTTGGTAAATTGATCGAAAAAGAAGGCGGCGAAGTCGTTCGCTTGGACAATGTCGGCATTAGAACGCTGGCTTATCCGATCCAGAAAAAGACGGAAGGCCACTATGTCTTGTTTGAGGTCAATGGAACCGGTCAGGAGATCCTCGAGCTCGAACGCCGTATGCGCGTAAACGATCTGATCTTGCGCTACGTCACGGTCCGCGTCGATGAGGATCGAAAGGCCGCAGACAAACGCTTGGCAAAGCGTGAGGCGAAAGCTGCGAAACGCGCAAAATTCCGCCCGACAGAAGAATCGACGGAGGTGTCAGCCGAGGCTTAA
- a CDS encoding aminoacyl-tRNA hydrolase: MSKWLIVGLGNPGDKYDRTRHNAGFMLVDRLAARLQTRVSRAECRSLIGRGVVGDNAVELIKPQTFMNLSGEAVNCLVAKPERVGSQLIVVSDDLALPFGKIRIRPKGSHGGQNGLRSIIDCLKTQEFIRVRIGIQPEHPISSASNFVLENFYKSDIEKLDEILDTAADAVEMIIADGVDAAMAKFN, translated from the coding sequence TTGAGTAAATGGCTCATTGTCGGGCTCGGTAACCCGGGCGACAAATACGATCGGACGAGGCACAACGCGGGTTTTATGCTCGTCGACCGTCTCGCCGCCCGACTTCAGACACGGGTCTCAAGAGCGGAATGCCGATCATTGATCGGGCGAGGGGTAGTAGGCGATAACGCGGTGGAATTGATAAAGCCGCAGACGTTTATGAATCTCAGCGGTGAGGCAGTCAACTGTCTCGTCGCAAAGCCCGAAAGAGTGGGTTCACAACTCATCGTCGTGTCAGATGATCTGGCATTACCGTTTGGCAAGATTCGCATCAGGCCAAAAGGGTCGCACGGTGGACAGAACGGGCTGAGATCGATCATCGATTGTTTGAAAACGCAGGAGTTTATCCGGGTCAGGATCGGAATCCAACCGGAACACCCGATATCGAGTGCATCGAATTTCGTTCTGGAGAATTTCTATAAAAGCGATATCGAAAAGCTCGACGAGATATTGGATACTGCGGCGGATGCAGTCGAAATGATAATCGCTGATGGCGTTGATGCCGCGATGGCGAAATTTAATTAG